The following are encoded in a window of Desulfocurvus vexinensis DSM 17965 genomic DNA:
- a CDS encoding efflux RND transporter permease subunit: MRPVVRFTLAQTVLFNLLFVLLIVAGAFSVMRVPVERYPQIDFGKVIVSCFWPGAGAQDVEALVTRKIEDALEDLEEVEFIQSSSSQQVAVLVVKFNDDTDYQALYDELRFRVLSRIGELPDDADPPAFTLIKTSDWLPVVAVNLVGPRTNRALTLMAEEMKVPLARIPGVQEVEIEGEYQREFHVLLDPARMAALGVAFDQVARALEGANLSLAAGDYTNESGEFVVRVDERFRTRDQVTATVVRRDKDGSVVTVGDLVSDARLDYRDPRVISSVNGQDAVTLKIKKTEAGNALDIMAQVQAVLGDFRPALEREGVLAVATQDSTTYIADSMSTLGWNMALGIVLVAAIIWHFMGLRNAALTTVGIPFSFLTTMILMYLTGNSLNEITLFSFVLVSGIIVDDAIVVTENIYRHIQEGRPLREAIVDGTSEVMIPVVSATATTLAAFLPMLIMSGSTGEFFALIPKAVSFALAASLFECIFILPLHYKDWGPRPRPEASAGPGAQDDDTALLRVLRRATGRLVRVTMRWRVASLGAVLAAFVTAMTVFVLSVSGAVPLIPIQFFPDDYSLYYAFIEGPGTTSIETTSAKVKEISAALMAEGPGMARSAAGYAGFTVTEDYEQVYGANLGTVMVTLPGKEARTFADPVAHLERVKAMLAQGFQKDGFTITVRPEKDGPPSGKDVTVRVVGTNEASIAALAGAVTEALRGPQLGPHLDQIDDGQGRHVRVYRLAVDHARASEHGVDASQAALMAASVLDGRYAGKFRLHDEEVDLKLRLDPAALARPEDALAVPVLEHPAGPVRLGDIVSPQAGSEPRELKRYKLQRTRTITANIRPGAPLSAAGVVNAVTALYDARRTEFPGATLDFGGEFEDTRRSYTSLTYAFAIAMLLIYLILATQFRSYLQPLIILSAVVFALTGVIFGKLLTQSLFTINSFIAVVGVTGVVVNDSLVLIDFINRAYRAGRSRREAIEEGIRVRLRPILLTTLTTTLGLLPMALGIPSYSLVWGTMASTFVTGLATATFLTLFIVPVEWDLLTQLQEWRARRRERAGRR; the protein is encoded by the coding sequence GTGCGCCCGGTGGTCCGCTTCACCCTGGCCCAGACGGTCCTGTTCAACCTCCTCTTCGTGCTGCTCATCGTGGCCGGGGCCTTCTCGGTCATGCGCGTGCCCGTGGAGCGCTACCCGCAGATAGATTTCGGCAAGGTCATCGTGTCCTGCTTCTGGCCCGGGGCCGGAGCCCAGGACGTGGAGGCCCTGGTCACGCGCAAGATCGAGGACGCCCTGGAGGACCTGGAGGAGGTGGAGTTCATCCAGTCCTCGTCCTCGCAGCAGGTGGCCGTGCTGGTGGTCAAGTTCAACGACGACACGGACTACCAGGCCCTGTACGACGAGCTGCGCTTCCGCGTGCTGTCCAGGATCGGCGAGCTGCCAGACGACGCCGACCCGCCCGCCTTCACGCTCATCAAGACCTCGGACTGGCTGCCCGTGGTGGCCGTGAACCTCGTGGGCCCGCGCACCAACCGCGCCCTGACGCTCATGGCCGAGGAGATGAAGGTGCCCCTGGCGCGCATCCCCGGGGTGCAGGAGGTGGAGATCGAGGGCGAGTACCAGCGCGAGTTCCACGTCCTGCTGGACCCCGCGCGCATGGCCGCCCTGGGCGTGGCCTTCGACCAGGTGGCCCGGGCCCTGGAAGGCGCCAACCTCTCCCTGGCCGCCGGGGACTACACCAACGAGTCCGGCGAGTTCGTCGTGCGCGTGGACGAGCGCTTCCGCACCCGCGACCAGGTCACGGCCACGGTGGTGCGCCGCGACAAGGACGGCTCGGTGGTGACCGTGGGCGACCTGGTGTCCGACGCGCGCCTGGACTACCGCGACCCGCGCGTCATCTCCTCGGTCAACGGCCAGGACGCCGTGACCCTCAAGATCAAGAAGACCGAGGCCGGCAACGCCCTGGACATCATGGCCCAGGTCCAGGCCGTGCTGGGCGACTTCCGCCCCGCCCTGGAGCGCGAGGGCGTGCTGGCCGTGGCCACCCAGGACTCCACCACCTACATCGCCGACTCCATGAGCACCCTGGGCTGGAACATGGCCCTGGGCATCGTCCTGGTGGCGGCCATCATCTGGCATTTCATGGGCCTGCGCAACGCGGCCCTGACCACCGTGGGCATCCCCTTCTCGTTCCTGACGACCATGATCCTCATGTATCTCACGGGCAACTCGCTCAACGAGATCACCCTGTTCTCCTTCGTGCTCGTCTCGGGCATCATCGTGGACGACGCCATCGTGGTCACGGAGAACATCTACCGCCACATCCAGGAGGGCCGCCCCCTGCGCGAGGCCATCGTGGACGGCACCAGCGAGGTCATGATCCCCGTGGTCTCGGCCACGGCCACCACCCTGGCCGCGTTCCTGCCCATGCTCATCATGAGCGGCTCCACGGGCGAGTTTTTCGCGCTCATCCCCAAGGCCGTGAGCTTCGCCCTGGCGGCCTCGCTGTTCGAGTGCATCTTCATCCTGCCCCTGCACTACAAGGACTGGGGGCCCAGGCCGCGCCCCGAAGCCAGCGCCGGGCCCGGCGCGCAGGACGACGACACCGCCCTGCTGCGCGTCCTGCGCCGGGCCACGGGCCGCCTGGTCCGCGTGACCATGCGCTGGCGCGTGGCCAGCCTGGGGGCCGTGCTGGCCGCCTTCGTCACGGCCATGACCGTGTTCGTGCTGTCGGTGTCGGGCGCGGTGCCGCTCATCCCCATCCAGTTTTTCCCCGACGACTACAGCCTCTACTACGCCTTCATCGAGGGCCCGGGCACCACGAGCATCGAAACCACCTCGGCCAAGGTCAAGGAGATCAGCGCGGCGCTCATGGCCGAGGGCCCGGGCATGGCCCGCTCCGCCGCCGGATACGCCGGGTTCACCGTCACCGAGGACTACGAGCAGGTCTACGGCGCCAACCTGGGCACGGTGATGGTCACCCTGCCCGGCAAGGAGGCGCGCACCTTCGCCGACCCCGTGGCCCACCTGGAGCGCGTCAAGGCCATGCTCGCCCAGGGCTTCCAGAAGGACGGCTTCACCATCACCGTGCGCCCGGAAAAGGACGGCCCGCCCTCGGGCAAGGACGTGACCGTACGCGTGGTCGGCACCAACGAGGCCTCCATCGCCGCCCTGGCCGGGGCCGTGACCGAGGCCCTGCGCGGGCCGCAGCTCGGCCCGCACCTGGACCAGATCGACGACGGCCAGGGCCGCCACGTCCGCGTCTACCGCCTGGCCGTGGACCACGCCCGGGCCAGCGAGCACGGCGTGGACGCCAGCCAGGCCGCGCTCATGGCCGCCTCGGTGCTCGACGGACGCTATGCGGGCAAGTTCCGCCTGCACGACGAGGAGGTGGACCTCAAGCTGCGCCTGGACCCCGCCGCCCTGGCCCGCCCCGAGGACGCCCTGGCCGTGCCCGTGCTGGAGCACCCCGCCGGGCCCGTGCGCCTGGGCGACATCGTTTCGCCCCAGGCCGGGTCCGAACCGCGCGAGCTCAAGCGCTACAAGCTCCAGCGCACCCGGACCATCACCGCCAATATCCGCCCCGGGGCGCCCCTGTCCGCCGCCGGGGTGGTCAACGCGGTCACCGCGCTGTACGACGCGCGGCGCACCGAGTTTCCCGGCGCGACCCTGGACTTCGGCGGCGAGTTCGAGGACACCCGGCGCTCCTACACCTCGCTGACCTACGCCTTCGCCATCGCCATGCTGCTCATCTACCTGATCCTGGCCACGCAGTTCCGCTCGTACCTCCAGCCGCTGATCATCCTCTCCGCCGTGGTCTTCGCCCTGACCGGAGTCATCTTCGGCAAGCTGCTGACCCAGTCGCTGTTCACCATCAACAGCTTCATCGCCGTGGTCGGCGTCACCGGCGTGGTGGTCAACGACTCGCTGGTGCTCATCGACTTCATCAACCGCGCCTACCGCGCGGGCCGCTCGCGCCGCGAGGCCATCGAGGAGGGCATCCGCGTCCGCCTGCGGCCCATCCTGCTGACCACCCTGACCACCACCCTGGGCCTGCTGCCCATGGCCCTGGGCATCCCCAGCTACTCGCTGGTCTGGGGCACCATGGCCTCGACCTTCGTCACCGGCCTGGCCACGGCCACCTTCCTGACCCTGTTCATCGTGCCCGTGGAATGGGACCTCTTGACCCAGCTCCAGGAATGGCGCGCCCGGCGCAGGGAGCGGGCCGGGCGGCGCTAG
- a CDS encoding sensor histidine kinase, with amino-acid sequence MTRTPKNDCAQDPVASGAQAIARRIRDKAGAYARYDFSEAQSGALNIFFDLVQEFDAEEDFHAVCVLVPHELFGLGSALYLVTRDLSLRCAQASGPGAVAPRRALAGLRGAPAQPAEGDGHLYLPIRANAEHVQQLPFDPPGGVIGCLELFPAARLAGGDGLFWEKYANRIGFQMHNRIVQGANRRHLRFIRNLAKDIGHNVIVPNMYFKLFFNRLKRTIDQLGEVPGRHAAPSSESRREILALHEALREQYDEISRHYEQTSLYLETLLRQSHFEKGHYVLERRACHVPTQIIAPQLHQFLPRFQERGIAVTPCPDCADDPGLTLSVDVGLIAQVFSNLFSNALKYTAPPPDGGPKALVCSASHAPGRLGRGRDAVDFSIFTTGTPLAPADGARLFEAGFRAGDNLADGTGHGLFFVRQIVELHGGRALYEAVPGGNVFHVLLPARAPEEAPP; translated from the coding sequence ATGACCCGCACCCCGAAAAACGACTGCGCCCAGGACCCCGTGGCCTCGGGGGCCCAGGCCATCGCCCGGCGCATCCGCGACAAGGCGGGCGCCTACGCCCGCTACGATTTCAGCGAGGCCCAGAGCGGCGCGCTGAACATCTTCTTCGACCTGGTCCAGGAGTTCGACGCCGAGGAGGACTTCCACGCCGTGTGCGTCCTGGTCCCGCACGAGCTGTTCGGGCTGGGCAGCGCCCTGTACCTGGTCACGCGCGACCTCTCCCTGCGCTGCGCCCAGGCCAGCGGGCCGGGGGCCGTTGCCCCCCGGCGGGCCCTGGCCGGGCTGCGCGGGGCCCCGGCCCAGCCCGCCGAGGGCGACGGCCACCTCTACCTGCCCATCCGGGCCAATGCGGAGCACGTGCAGCAGCTGCCCTTCGACCCGCCCGGGGGCGTCATCGGCTGCCTGGAGCTGTTCCCCGCCGCACGCCTGGCCGGGGGCGACGGCCTGTTCTGGGAGAAGTACGCCAACCGCATCGGCTTCCAGATGCACAACCGCATCGTGCAGGGCGCCAACCGCCGCCACCTGCGCTTCATCCGCAACCTGGCCAAGGACATCGGGCACAACGTCATCGTGCCCAACATGTACTTCAAGCTGTTCTTCAACCGCCTGAAGCGGACCATCGACCAGCTGGGCGAGGTGCCCGGGCGCCACGCCGCGCCCTCGTCGGAGTCGCGCCGCGAGATCCTGGCCCTGCACGAAGCCCTGCGCGAGCAGTACGACGAGATCTCGCGCCACTACGAGCAGACCAGCCTGTACCTGGAAACCCTGCTGCGCCAGAGCCATTTCGAGAAGGGCCACTACGTGCTGGAGCGCCGGGCCTGCCACGTGCCGACCCAGATCATCGCCCCGCAGCTGCACCAGTTCCTGCCGCGCTTCCAGGAGCGGGGCATCGCCGTGACGCCCTGCCCCGACTGCGCCGACGACCCGGGCCTGACCCTGTCCGTGGACGTGGGGCTCATCGCCCAGGTCTTCTCCAACCTGTTCTCCAACGCCCTGAAATACACGGCCCCGCCGCCGGACGGCGGGCCCAAGGCCCTGGTCTGCTCCGCCAGCCACGCCCCGGGCCGCCTGGGGCGCGGGCGCGACGCCGTGGACTTCAGCATCTTCACCACCGGCACGCCCCTGGCCCCTGCGGACGGCGCCCGGCTCTTCGAGGCGGGCTTCCGCGCCGGGGACAATCTGGCCGACGGCACGGGCCACGGCCTGTTCTTCGTGCGCCAGATCGTGGAGCTGCACGGGGGCCGCGCCCTGTACGAGGCCGTGCCCGGGGGCAACGTCTTCCACGTCCTGCTGCCGGCCCGGGCCCCGGAGGAGGCCCCGCCATGA
- a CDS encoding TetR/AcrR family transcriptional regulator — translation MEPTDSTPSSPDAPPGAAARRATPERLFDAAIAEFARHGYQGATVRGICQRAGANVAAVNYHFGGKEQLYARVLEHIFRTPREARAGLRPDMAGAPPAERLREFIHNFFHEVYDCVDDRSQCGDLASIFIMEMAHPSPALGDIIDKYIQPDSQRLAEIVAELLGPDAAPQLVRYATGAVVAQVLHFCNIGPIIARLAPDSLPVSDQLDALAGLAAEFTLGGLARLGQPQPPNPHS, via the coding sequence ATGGAACCTACTGATTCCACTCCCTCTTCTCCCGACGCCCCCCCCGGGGCTGCCGCGCGCCGAGCCACTCCGGAGCGGCTGTTCGACGCCGCCATTGCCGAGTTCGCCCGCCACGGCTACCAGGGGGCCACGGTGCGCGGCATCTGCCAGCGCGCCGGGGCCAACGTGGCCGCCGTGAACTACCATTTCGGCGGCAAGGAGCAGCTCTACGCCCGGGTGCTGGAGCATATCTTCCGCACCCCGCGCGAGGCCAGGGCGGGCCTGCGCCCCGACATGGCGGGCGCCCCGCCCGCCGAACGCCTGCGCGAGTTCATCCACAACTTCTTCCACGAGGTCTACGACTGCGTGGACGACCGCAGCCAGTGCGGGGACCTGGCCTCCATCTTCATCATGGAGATGGCCCACCCCTCCCCGGCCCTGGGCGACATCATCGACAAGTACATCCAGCCCGACTCCCAGCGCCTTGCGGAGATCGTGGCCGAGCTGCTGGGCCCGGACGCGGCGCCGCAGCTGGTGCGCTACGCCACGGGCGCCGTGGTGGCCCAGGTGCTGCACTTCTGCAACATCGGCCCGATCATCGCCCGCCTGGCGCCCGATTCCCTGCCCGTGTCCGACCAGCTCGACGCCCTGGCCGGGCTGGCCGCCGAGTTCACCCTGGGCGGCCTGGCCCGCCTGGGCCAGCCCCAGCCCCCCAACCCCCACTCCTGA
- a CDS encoding diaminopimelate decarboxylase yields the protein MHTRITPPEAAAMLALALQGGHVGPEDTALVIHDLDRLDARAREAVAAFPPGTLHAVAVKANPLPPLLRRLAGLDPALGAEVASLPELELALEAGLPPGRIVFDSPAKTVAEIRHALALGVHLNADNFQELERIDAAVAEAGAPRGTVGLRVNPQVGAGAIAATSVAGAFSKFGLPLDQCRGQIVAAFAARPWLTGLHCHVGSQGCTLEQLVAAARAMVALAGAVRAAGGRVQAMDIGGGLPATCRDDDPKPTLADYAAALRRGCPGLFAGPHRLVTEFGRAIHAGAAFAAARVEYVKEYGGVRCVVTHLGADMFLRPCYNPADWHHDVAAATPDGVLKPGPATAQAIAGPLCFQGDFPSRRAAAAALEPGDWALLLDAGAYTMAMWSRYNSRPMPAVLGLSRGRLEVLRPRESVADVLRFWRGQG from the coding sequence ATGCACACGCGCATCACCCCCCCCGAGGCGGCGGCCATGCTGGCCCTGGCGCTGCAAGGCGGCCACGTCGGCCCCGAGGACACCGCCCTGGTCATCCACGACCTGGACCGCCTGGACGCCCGCGCCCGCGAGGCCGTGGCGGCCTTCCCGCCCGGTACCCTGCACGCCGTGGCCGTCAAGGCCAACCCCCTGCCGCCGCTCTTGCGCCGCCTGGCGGGGCTGGACCCGGCCCTGGGCGCCGAGGTGGCCTCGCTGCCCGAGCTGGAGCTGGCCCTGGAGGCCGGGCTGCCCCCCGGGCGTATCGTCTTCGACTCGCCCGCCAAGACCGTGGCCGAGATCCGCCACGCCCTGGCCCTGGGCGTGCACCTCAACGCGGACAACTTCCAGGAGCTGGAGCGCATCGACGCCGCCGTGGCCGAGGCGGGAGCGCCGCGCGGCACCGTGGGCCTGCGCGTCAACCCCCAGGTGGGCGCCGGGGCCATCGCCGCCACCTCCGTGGCCGGGGCCTTCTCCAAGTTCGGCCTGCCCCTGGACCAGTGCCGCGGGCAGATCGTGGCCGCCTTCGCCGCCCGGCCCTGGCTCACCGGGCTGCACTGCCACGTGGGCTCCCAGGGCTGCACCCTGGAGCAGCTCGTGGCTGCCGCCCGGGCCATGGTCGCCCTGGCCGGGGCCGTGCGCGCCGCCGGGGGCCGGGTGCAGGCCATGGACATCGGCGGCGGCCTGCCCGCCACCTGCCGCGACGACGACCCCAAACCGACCCTGGCCGACTACGCCGCGGCCCTGCGCCGGGGCTGCCCCGGGCTCTTCGCGGGGCCGCACCGCCTGGTTACGGAATTCGGGCGCGCCATCCACGCCGGGGCGGCCTTCGCCGCCGCGCGGGTGGAGTACGTCAAGGAGTACGGGGGGGTGCGCTGCGTCGTGACCCACCTGGGCGCGGACATGTTCCTGCGGCCCTGCTACAACCCCGCCGACTGGCACCACGACGTGGCCGCCGCCACCCCGGACGGCGTCCTCAAGCCCGGCCCGGCCACGGCCCAGGCCATCGCCGGGCCGCTGTGCTTCCAGGGCGACTTTCCCTCGCGCCGGGCCGCCGCAGCCGCCCTGGAGCCCGGCGACTGGGCGCTGCTGCTCGACGCGGGCGCCTACACCATGGCCATGTGGTCGCGCTACAACTCCCGGCCCATGCCCGCCGTGCTCGGCCTTTCCCGGGGCCGCCTGGAGGTGCTCCGGCCCCGCGAGTCCGTGGCCGACGTGCTGCGCTTTTGGCGCGGCCAGGGCTGA
- the thrB gene encoding homoserine kinase, which produces MADLTTQSTDLPCVTLIGMAGAGKSTVGRALALRLGWAHLDTDHVIEADLGRPLQDVFDGLGREAFIRTEERIVSGLRLKRCVISTGGSVVYGPAAVARLRALGPVVHLHAALDVVARRVGAGQGRGLAIAPGQTIADLYNERRALYEAAADLTVDSGALAPDDCAGAIADWLARREP; this is translated from the coding sequence ATGGCCGACCTGACGACACAAAGCACCGACCTTCCCTGCGTGACCCTCATCGGCATGGCCGGAGCGGGCAAGTCCACCGTGGGCCGCGCCCTGGCGCTGCGCCTGGGCTGGGCGCACCTGGACACGGACCACGTCATCGAGGCCGACCTGGGCCGCCCGCTGCAGGACGTGTTCGACGGCCTGGGCCGCGAGGCCTTCATCCGCACCGAGGAGCGCATCGTCTCCGGCCTGCGGCTCAAGCGCTGCGTGATCTCCACGGGCGGCAGCGTGGTCTACGGCCCGGCGGCGGTGGCCCGGCTGCGCGCGCTGGGCCCGGTGGTCCACCTGCACGCCGCCCTGGACGTGGTGGCCCGGCGCGTGGGCGCGGGCCAGGGCCGGGGCCTGGCCATCGCCCCGGGCCAGACCATCGCCGACCTCTACAACGAACGCCGGGCGCTCTACGAGGCCGCCGCCGACCTCACGGTGGACTCCGGCGCCCTGGCCCCGGACGACTGCGCCGGGGCCATCGCCGACTGGCTGGCCCGCCGGGAGCCCTGA
- a CDS encoding Crp/Fnr family transcriptional regulator, producing MKFLDHDLLDSLERPEFAELRKVLRRRAYAPGALIFGPCEAENLVFVVASGRVRVYLSYEEKEFTLAVLGRGDIYSNHSGTFIEALDEAELLVTDVRTVRARMLGIPEVTLTMIRVLGNLLRNTFSIIDGLVFHDAGRRLAAFLAGEARKSGVAEGGGVLLHLDLPVEQLACLVGATRQTVSALLGDMARQGLLEKRARGLYFIPDLDALERTASA from the coding sequence ATGAAGTTCCTGGACCATGATCTGCTCGATTCCCTGGAGCGTCCCGAGTTCGCGGAGCTGCGCAAGGTGTTGCGGCGGCGGGCGTACGCCCCGGGGGCGCTGATCTTCGGCCCCTGCGAGGCGGAAAACCTTGTCTTCGTGGTGGCCTCGGGTCGGGTGCGGGTCTACCTGTCCTATGAGGAGAAGGAGTTCACTCTGGCGGTGCTGGGCCGGGGCGACATCTACAGCAACCATTCGGGCACGTTCATCGAGGCCCTGGACGAGGCGGAACTGCTGGTAACCGACGTGCGCACGGTGCGCGCGCGGATGCTGGGCATCCCCGAGGTGACACTGACCATGATCCGCGTGCTGGGCAACCTGTTGCGCAACACGTTTTCCATCATCGACGGGCTGGTGTTCCACGACGCGGGCAGGCGCCTGGCTGCGTTTCTGGCAGGCGAGGCGCGCAAGTCGGGTGTTGCCGAGGGCGGGGGCGTGCTGCTGCATCTGGATCTGCCCGTGGAGCAGCTCGCCTGCCTGGTGGGCGCCACGCGCCAGACCGTCTCGGCCCTGCTGGGCGACATGGCCCGCCAGGGGCTGCTGGAAAAGCGCGCCCGGGGCCTGTATTTCATCCCCGACCTGGACGCCCTGGAGCGTACAGCCAGCGCCTGA
- a CDS encoding Crp/Fnr family transcriptional regulator yields the protein MAQKKTTFLVRNFLKYSVIFGEGSKGDTAYLLKEGRVEISKMIDGKKKVFAILSPISMFGEMAILLGDEKRTATAVALEDAKVVEIKRHDFEEFVRQSPPMIGTLVTVLVHRLKTATAKALRVPNLFFGVCHTLALMAGHGVTALNYLDTLSSLAAAFNVGKEHIEAVLGTLAEDGLLAFEVNEQHERMILVKQTEDLPAIAAERRKAAQE from the coding sequence ATGGCCCAGAAGAAGACGACCTTCCTGGTCAGGAACTTTCTCAAATATTCCGTGATATTCGGAGAAGGTTCCAAGGGGGACACCGCCTACCTGCTCAAGGAAGGCCGGGTGGAAATCTCCAAGATGATCGACGGCAAGAAGAAGGTCTTCGCCATCCTCTCGCCCATCTCCATGTTCGGCGAAATGGCCATCCTGCTCGGCGACGAAAAGCGCACCGCCACCGCCGTGGCCCTGGAGGACGCCAAGGTCGTGGAGATCAAGCGCCACGATTTCGAGGAGTTCGTGCGCCAGTCGCCGCCGATGATCGGCACCCTGGTCACGGTGCTGGTGCACCGCCTCAAGACCGCCACGGCCAAGGCCCTGCGCGTGCCCAACCTGTTCTTCGGCGTCTGCCACACCCTGGCGCTCATGGCCGGGCACGGCGTGACGGCCCTGAACTACCTGGACACCCTGTCGTCCCTGGCTGCGGCCTTCAACGTCGGCAAGGAGCACATCGAGGCCGTGCTGGGCACCCTGGCCGAGGACGGCCTGCTGGCCTTCGAGGTCAACGAGCAGCACGAGCGGATGATCCTGGTCAAACAGACGGAAGACCTCCCGGCCATCGCCGCCGAGCGGCGCAAGGCCGCCCAGGAGTAG
- a CDS encoding efflux RND transporter periplasmic adaptor subunit, which translates to MRATPPLRLLAALLAVALAAACPRPAPAQELATALPATSRIQLSGFTRARAVVPLVAEAAGKVLRVLADVGQPVGQGGVFALVDPTFIQLELRDNAVQQDRLRARIAYDDTEAARYRRLVDQGSAAQARLDELEQALSQSRHDLAALEVAHDVLAERLARTRVTAPAGWLVMTREVEPGQWVTQGQTLGQAGDFDTLLVPFALAPEQLTALQGAGGTLTLALPDLGREVPATVHRVYPGFDPETRKTVVDLAVTGLPGARGGLRAVLALEVPDPSGGVLLPRAAVTERYEQHWVRRDDGTEVQVVLLGNHGGPGGDLLRVASPEIAPGQRFALAGRE; encoded by the coding sequence ATGCGCGCGACGCCCCCCCTCCGCCTTCTGGCGGCCCTGCTGGCCGTGGCCCTGGCCGCAGCCTGCCCCCGCCCCGCCCCGGCCCAGGAGCTGGCCACGGCCCTGCCCGCCACCAGCCGCATCCAGCTGTCGGGCTTCACCCGCGCCCGGGCCGTAGTGCCGCTGGTGGCCGAGGCCGCGGGCAAGGTGCTGCGGGTGCTCGCCGACGTGGGCCAGCCCGTGGGCCAGGGCGGGGTCTTCGCCCTGGTGGACCCGACCTTCATCCAGCTGGAGCTGCGCGACAACGCCGTGCAGCAGGACCGGCTGCGCGCGCGCATCGCCTACGACGACACCGAGGCCGCGCGCTACCGGCGGCTGGTGGACCAGGGCAGCGCAGCCCAGGCCCGGCTGGACGAGCTGGAGCAGGCCCTGAGCCAGAGCCGCCACGACCTGGCCGCCCTGGAAGTCGCCCACGACGTGCTGGCCGAGCGCCTGGCGCGCACCCGGGTCACGGCCCCGGCGGGCTGGCTGGTCATGACCCGCGAGGTCGAGCCCGGGCAGTGGGTCACCCAGGGCCAGACCCTGGGCCAGGCCGGGGATTTCGACACCCTGCTGGTACCCTTCGCCCTGGCCCCCGAGCAGCTCACGGCCCTGCAAGGCGCCGGGGGCACCCTGACCCTGGCCCTGCCCGACCTGGGCCGCGAGGTTCCGGCCACGGTGCACCGCGTCTACCCCGGCTTCGACCCCGAAACGCGCAAGACCGTCGTGGACCTGGCCGTCACCGGCCTGCCCGGGGCGCGCGGCGGGCTGCGCGCGGTGCTGGCCCTGGAAGTGCCCGACCCCTCCGGGGGCGTGCTGCTGCCGCGCGCCGCCGTCACCGAGCGCTACGAGCAGCACTGGGTGCGCCGCGACGACGGCACCGAGGTCCAGGTGGTGCTGCTGGGCAACCACGGCGGGCCGGGGGGCGACCTGCTGCGCGTGGCCTCGCCCGAGATCGCCCCGGGGCAGCGCTTCGCCCTGGCGGGCAGGGAGTAG